One Sparus aurata chromosome 5, fSpaAur1.1, whole genome shotgun sequence genomic window carries:
- the LOC115581384 gene encoding ras-related protein Rab-14-like translates to MTAAPYNYSYIFKYIIIGDMGVGKSCLLHQFTEKKFMADCPHTIGVEFGTRIMEVHGQKVKLQIWDTAGQERFRAVTRSYYRGAAGALMVYDITRRSTYNHLSSWLTDARNLTNPNTVIILIGNKADLEAQRDVTYEEAKQFAEENGLLFLEASAKTGENVEEAFLEAAKRIYQNIQDGSLDLNAAESGVQHKPSAPQGGRLNADSQPAKEGCSC, encoded by the exons ATGACAGCCGCACCTTACAACTACTCCTACATCTTCAAGTACATCATCATCG gtgataTGGGAGTAGGGAAGTCATGTCTGCTGCACCAGTTCACAGAGAAGAAGT tcatgGCGGACTGTCCTCACACCATCGGGGTGGAGTTCGGGACCAGGATCATGGAGGTCCACGGTCAGAAGGTGAAGCTGCAGATTTGGGACACGGCCGGTCAGGAGCGCTTCAGGGCCGTCACCAGGTCCTATTACAGAGGGGCCGCTGGGGCCCTCATGGTGTATGACATCACCAG GAGGAGTACTTACAATCACCTGAGCAGCTGGTTGACGGACGCCAGGAACCTGACCAACCCAAACACA GTGATCATCCTGATCGGTAACAAGGCCGACCTGGAGGCTCAGAGAGACGTGACGTATGAGGAGGCCAAACAGTTTGCTGAGGAGAACg GTTTGCTGTTTCTGGAGGCGAGCGCCAAGAC AGGGGAGAATGTGGAAGAAGCCTTCCTGGAGGCAGCGAAGAGGATTTACCAGAACATCCAAGATGGCAGTCTGGACCTGAATGCTGCAGAGTCGGGAGTCCAGCACAAACCGTCTGCACCTCAGGGAGGCCGCCTCAACGCCGACAGCCAGCCGGCCAAAGAAGGCTGCAGCTGCTAA